The Verrucomicrobium spinosum DSM 4136 = JCM 18804 DNA segment AGGCCCTGGCCGTTGCCGATCTGCCAGCCCTCATACAGAGAAAAGCGCAGGCGGCCATCTTCGTCCCGCGCCGGCACCATGCAGGAATCCCCGCCCTTCAGCTGCGCCACTTTCAGCGCGAGCTGCGCCGTACTGGCCGAAAACCGATGGTTCAGGCTGAAACTCATCGCCTGCTCCGCCCGCTCATTCCACAGCTCTTTGGCACGAGCGTTGTATTTCTTGTCCGCCGTCAGATGCTCCGGCACCAGGCCCGTGCCGCACACCATCCGCGCAATGGTCTTGATGATCCCTTTGGCAAATCCGTTGTTGTTATACAACATGTTGGTCCGCCCCATCATCTCCAAGCGGCTTAAACTGTCCAACTCCTCGCGGCTGTCCAGGGTCGGAACATAGATGTACCCCCGGTCATCCGACCACATCGCCCCGGCAAAAGATCCATAGGCCGCATTCGGCGTCAGATCCGGAGCCGTCACACGCCCCCCAGAGCGGTCGTGCACGTGTGCGACCGCTTTACCCGTGCCGTATCTCGCTCTGGATTTATGCCTGTTCCTGCCCATGACATTCAGAGTAGTTTCATCACCCTACCACATCGCCGGACGGCACCCGTGCGTCAGGTACGTCACCTGCTCCGCCGGAGGCTGCTCCGCACCGCCAGTCGCTTCCTCCGCCGCCAGTGCCTTCAGTGCCATGTCCGTCAGCACCACCAACTCAGCCGAGGTCATGCCCCGCAGGTGCGAAGACGAACCACCCTCCGGAGTGGAGAGAGCAGTGCACAGCATATCCCCCGTCAACACCCCCTGGACGGCCAGATCATTGTAATTCTCCAGCCAGGCCTTTGCCGTCACCCCACCAGGCAACTCCGCCTGCCGTCTCGCAGACCGCACAATCGAAGGAATGAGTAAAGCCGCGTCAATAGCCACGTGCGCCCCCCTATGTCAAAGGCTCAAACTCATACCAGTGCGTCACATGCCATCCCGTGGCAGGCTCAGTATTTGCAAAGCGCCCTATCGCGGGCCGCCAGACACCTTCAGGCACCCAATGGTGCGGAGTTGCGACCGTGCACAACACCCACCCATCCCTCACCGCCACATAGTGCGTGTACTTGTAGCCTTCCGCCACGGCCTTCCCAACCCCTATCCACGGTCCCTCAAACTGCACCCGGCAAATGCCATTCCGAAGCTCGCGAGTGCGCAGGCCATAGGTTCGTTGCACCTTTACCCCCAGCTCTTTCAGCAGGTATTCCAGCATGCTAGGGCTCATCCAGCCCCGCCGCTTCTTCAGCCATTCCTCCTGCATCTTCGCGTGCACCGAGGCTAGGGACACGCCAGCCGCCGCAGCAATGCTATGATGGCCGCAGCTCGCCTTCCATTCCCGGTGCGCACGGGCGGAATCTTCCCGGGTGTAGAAGAGCCTTGGAGACGCATTCATTAGCGTTCCATCAGCGTCAATTAGTGGTTCCACTTCAGGTCCCGTCCGGCTTCATCGCAAGCAACTGCTCCCGGATCTCCTGGTAGATCACGTACTGCTGCTTCCCAAGGTCGCCGCCGTCATTCGGCCCATGCTTTGCCTTGTCGTGCTTCCACTTTTGCACGATCCGCCCGCCCTGGCCCTTCTCATTCACCAATCGCTCTGCGCGTAGCTCCATCTTCCAGTTTTCACCGAGATCCGCAGGAAACCACAACCGCGGAGCATTCCGTTTGCCGATCTTGCCTAAGTAAAAATCGTTCTTGATGGCATGGTCATAAAACTCACGAATGTAGATCTCCACCCCATCCACCACGTCCTTCCGGTAGAAATAAGTTTTACCCTTGAACTCCGAGTTCCACCCTGATCCACGCGAGGGAAACAGCGACCAGCCCAGCGTCCAGGCCTTCACACACATCCGTAGCACCTCCACTTTCTCGTCACCGCAGTCCACCAATCCTCCATGGATGAAATGCGGCTTCTCCTCCTGCCCCAGCAGGTAGTACGGCCTCAAGCGGAGATCCAAAAAGGCCTCATCATTTGGCACCTGTCCGATATCGATCAAGTACCCCTGGCCGTCCCACGTCCAGGCCTGCACCCAGTACTTGTAACAGTCCTTCTGCCTATCGCCCGTGACAGTCAAGTGCAGCGGCCCAAACAAGGGCAACGGTGCCTGCGGCTGGCCATCCGACCCGTAGGACAGCACATAGGGCACCCCGTGCGTCACCACCACCCCGTTGACGGATTCCTGATACCCGCCCACAAGCTTGTTTAAGGCATCTTCCCCCACTTGGAACTCCTTCGCGTCCCAGGGCCACCCCTCATGGTTCGTCCGGAAGTACTTCTGCCGCTCCTCATTGGGTTCGATGACAAACGCCTTCAGCCACAACGTGGCAAGAAAGCCCCAGGTCATCTTTGGCCAAAGACTGTAAAAGTCGGAGATATGAAACGACCTCACCCCCGGCTCTGCCGCCGCCAGCTTCCCCCCAGGTGCACGCCGTCTCTGATCGTGGGGCGTTGGCATCCACACGCCGGCGTTCACCATCGCCCGCTTTTCCCACTCATCGATTCGTCCGCTACAGCATGGGCACTGGTACCAGGTATCCCGCAGCACCTGGTCCAGGTCATAGTTGCCCAGCAGGTCCTTGCAGTGGCCAAATTGCAGCCCGGATAGCTTCAGCTCAATCCTCTCCCCGCACCTGGTACAGGGCACCATCCACTTCTCCTGCGTCCCACGGATGAATGCCAGGTCAATAATCCCGCCGGCCAGCTCAGGCTTGCTCAGCTTCAGGATCAGCCCGTCTGCCAGCGTGGCCTGGCGGGACTCCGCACGGTCTGCCGTGGTAGTTTCCTGATTCTGGATGTGGTTTTCCAGCTCGTCCAGGATGATCAGTCGGTACCAGGCCTCCATGAACGGCCCAGAGGAGCCCGAGCCGGACACCACCACGTCCATGTTGCGCAGTCCGAACTTCCGCGCCGTGATATCGTTCTTGTCTCCAGTGAGCTGCCCCGCCGCTGCCTTCTTCAGCGTCTTTTCCAGGCGCTTGTCCGCGACCTCTTTCGCTTTCGCGTCCGAGTTGATTGAATACAGCGCGTTACCCGGCCAGTTCTCCGGCATCCAGCGCAGCACATTGAGGCAGCCCTCAGTAAAGCCACTCTGTGAACACTTGAGCACCGCCCCCTCCTTCACGTCCGGCTGGAGAGGCAGGCACTGAATTTCCCGCGTCCACGGCGTCTGGGAAGAGTCATAGAACCCCGGCGTGGCCGCCATCTTCTCATCCAGCCAAACCTCCCGCTCCGCCCACACCCAGGCAGGCTCCGTTGGCGTCACTCGCAGGCAATCACCCGCCAGATCCCGCACAAAGGCCGATTCAGCCGACTCAACTACGCTGCATCCACCCATACATCAGCAAATCTGGTCGCCCTCAGGTGCGCAAAGATCTTGTCCCGATGCGCCAGCACCTTCTGCCGGCGCTCATCTGCCGGCACCTCCGGAGCCAGCTCCCGCACCAAGGACATCATGCCATTGAAGAAGCTCTGGCCCATTGCAGAAATAACCCCCGCCAGCTCGCTGCGCACCTCTTTGGCCCGCAGCACCTCCCCGCGCTTCTCCTGGATTTGCACAATGTCCTTCTCCCAGGCGCGCAGATCCTTCAGCGTGGCCAGCCACTCCCGCCGCAGTTCCCGGTATTGCTTCATGACCTGCCTCTCCAGGGCCAGCTGCATTTGCTTGTACGTGGCATCCGCCATGTCCCGCAACTGCTTAAGCCACTCATCAGCCGTCACATCACTACCCATCCCCAGCCTCATCGCCGGCAGCTCCTGCTCTGCCGGCACCGCAGCGGCCGCTGGCGCACCCTCCGGAGCCTGGACAGCCGCCACGGCCACCACCGGCACCGCAGCAGCCCTCACGCGCTCCAGCTCCTCCACCTCATGCCGCAGCACCTTGTCCGGCACCTTGTGAGTCATCACCCGCCGCCACCACGCCGCCATCTCCCCAGGACTATCCAGCGGAGGAAGATCCGCCGGCACCTTCTCCCGCCCGGCCGCAATCCAATTCTTGAAGCTTCGGACCGTGCTTCCGTACGTTTCCTCAAACTCCTTCAGCGGCCGGCCGTACCGCACCGCCTTCTCACGCGCCCGCGACTCATCCCCGGCCCCCTCCACCTGCGCAGCAGGTGGAGAAAACGGCAGAACCTCCCCGACCTCACCAGCCATCAGGGCAAGCTCTCCAGGCACAGGGGTATCCTCGTTTCCTTCACCGATCCCACTCACACCCGCCCGCCCCTGTCAATCGTTCCCCCCTCCCTCCCACCAGGGCGGCCGCCCAAACCCGCCCCAAACCGCCCTGGCAGGGCAACAAATAATTTCAACCATTCCCCCTCAAAAAGGGGGCAAGACCCAAACCCGCCCTCTTTTGGGGTGGGAGGGGAATAGATTCCTTATGGGGGTGGGGGTGGAGTTCCTGAAAGTGGCGAATGCTGCCCCTTTTGGGGCTGAGAGTCTCCGTTAGGGGTAAAAACCTTCAAAACCTTCCCTTACCTCCCCGATTCCTTGGATAATCGGGGGAAAGATCACCGGGGTGGTTTCGGCAGCAAGGCTGATGGTCAAGGGTGGTTCCATCTAGAGCAGGAGGAACGGAGGCGGAAAAACGGTCTAGAACCGGGGTGGTCGGGGAGGTTTTGGGT contains these protein-coding regions:
- a CDS encoding terminase gpA endonuclease subunit, translated to MGGCSVVESAESAFVRDLAGDCLRVTPTEPAWVWAEREVWLDEKMAATPGFYDSSQTPWTREIQCLPLQPDVKEGAVLKCSQSGFTEGCLNVLRWMPENWPGNALYSINSDAKAKEVADKRLEKTLKKAAAGQLTGDKNDITARKFGLRNMDVVVSGSGSSGPFMEAWYRLIILDELENHIQNQETTTADRAESRQATLADGLILKLSKPELAGGIIDLAFIRGTQEKWMVPCTRCGERIELKLSGLQFGHCKDLLGNYDLDQVLRDTWYQCPCCSGRIDEWEKRAMVNAGVWMPTPHDQRRRAPGGKLAAAEPGVRSFHISDFYSLWPKMTWGFLATLWLKAFVIEPNEERQKYFRTNHEGWPWDAKEFQVGEDALNKLVGGYQESVNGVVVTHGVPYVLSYGSDGQPQAPLPLFGPLHLTVTGDRQKDCYKYWVQAWTWDGQGYLIDIGQVPNDEAFLDLRLRPYYLLGQEEKPHFIHGGLVDCGDEKVEVLRMCVKAWTLGWSLFPSRGSGWNSEFKGKTYFYRKDVVDGVEIYIREFYDHAIKNDFYLGKIGKRNAPRLWFPADLGENWKMELRAERLVNEKGQGGRIVQKWKHDKAKHGPNDGGDLGKQQYVIYQEIREQLLAMKPDGT